The nucleotide window GGCAGTATGGCCGCCAGGAAGAGCAATCGAGGCCCGGCCGAGATCCCAAGGTTTGGAGACAAGTGATGACAAACCGCAGGAGTGCCGCTCCCACACCATTGGACGGGACCGTAGCCGCCAGCCGGGGTAAGCGCCTTGGAGCCTGGCTGCTTGACGGCCTGATCCTGGCTATCGTGCAGGGGTCTGTGACCGCAGTGGCGTGGTCCGGTATCATTCGGCAGCTGCTGGCTGGCGCCAAGCCTGAGCAGGTGGACGCCACCTTTTTGCCAGTGCCCGGGCTGGTGGGGTTCGGCCTGTCTTTGGCCTACGTTATCTGGCTCTGGTTTTGGGGGCAGACTCCCAGCTATGTACTGATGGGCCTACGCATGGTTAACCAGGACACCGCCGGAGCCCCGCGGGGGCGTAGCCTCATCTGGCACATCCTGGCTGGGCTGATCGGCTCAGTGACCCTGGGCGTCGCCACCATAGTGATCCTGCTACGCCCCAACAGCAAGGGCCGTAACTGGTATGACCGCACCTCTGGGGTCGCTGTTGTGGACTTGCGCGCTGGCCGGGACCCACTGGCCGAGGAGCCGCTTAAGGAGGAGCCCACCGTCAAGGAGGTGGATCCGGACGAAGCCTTAGGGGAAACCATCACAGTGCAAGCTCCCGGTCTGATTCAGGGCCTCCCGGTTCTGGCTTCCCAGACGGCTCCCGCCCCGGCAGACTCACCTATGTTCGCGCCCACGAGTAGCGCGGCGCCAGCGAGCGGTCCCCTCGGCGTATCAGGTTCCAGGAACTCTATGCGTGGGACCTCGCCGCACGCAGACGCAGTT belongs to Actinomyces trachealis and includes:
- a CDS encoding RDD family protein, whose product is MTNRRSAAPTPLDGTVAASRGKRLGAWLLDGLILAIVQGSVTAVAWSGIIRQLLAGAKPEQVDATFLPVPGLVGFGLSLAYVIWLWFWGQTPSYVLMGLRMVNQDTAGAPRGRSLIWHILAGLIGSVTLGVATIVILLRPNSKGRNWYDRTSGVAVVDLRAGRDPLAEEPLKEEPTVKEVDPDEALGETITVQAPGLIQGLPVLASQTAPAPADSPMFAPTSSAAPASGPLGVSGSRNSMRGTSPHADAVITAVPWEMGSELPGAAQLQSAPGTPVDAPATTAPPASPAPAASGVPTGASVPSVAPVAAPDPAPSEASVLQLVLRVDTGQRIVLGEGRTVLGREPEARGEWTGALTVPVTDPEMSISKTHLGVLLTAESTTVLDLGSTNGTKMIMPNGKELALDPQEPSGMLEGAMIRMGERLIAVER